In Streptomyces sp. RFCAC02, the following proteins share a genomic window:
- a CDS encoding ComEC/Rec2 family competence protein encodes MRHPVHAASGHRLGASEPKQHQPPDLRLIPPATAAWAGAALGLGLPARTAVLCALGCCLLAGAALPLTALRPGRGTVLRCVLGASAVWTVAVQALGAPAAPVVLVLGTVLVAGRLLPPRRAPSRHGARPLGPAAAMALLCGAAALVTAGFHSSAIRSDLWDTAAGSRVDAEVTLTADPSAARADRPPGAARPVLLEAETRRVTAPPGGAVTVRAPVVVVVETDRPDDWLALLPGTRLTLRADLAPPMPERREERAAILRVRDAGRPPVTASPGTAQRIAGRLRQGLRDATAALPGDAAALLPALVIGDDSRMPADLTDAVRATGLTHLVVASGSQVAIVLAVLVGRRTALAARAERGGIAARFGIPLRATAVVGCVLVAGFVLVCRPDPSVLRAALCAALTLLALGTGHRRSLLPALAAAVLLLILHDPLLSRSYGFLLSVLATGALLTVAPRWAEALRRRGVPERLATALAAAAAAQAACAPVITVFAPGTSLVAVPCNLLAQLAIAPVIVLGWAVILIAQLAPAAAPPAAWPAAWPARWIGWVARTGAGLPGAELAWPGGWSGAALLAVVTVAAVTLLRRLPRHPLPAAVCVLLLLLAVLRPAPLPRLITGWPPDGWRVVACDVGQGDALVLAAGGTSALVVDAGPEPAAVDACLRDLGVRHVPLLVLSHFHADHVGGVEGVLDGRRVDAIQAPPAAGEEEQAAAVRRVAREAGVPLREAVAGERHRIGEELSWEVLWPPPDAVTAGYGANDTSVTLLVRTGDLTVFLPGDLEPLAQERLLADHPDLPTVDVLKVAHHGSAHQDPALLDRLSPRIALISAGADNSYGHPAPSTLEALSDAGAVTARTDLHGHLAITGDTTDPRVIARHAP; translated from the coding sequence GTGCGGCATCCCGTCCACGCCGCGTCGGGGCACCGGCTCGGCGCCTCGGAGCCGAAGCAGCACCAGCCGCCCGACCTGCGGCTGATCCCGCCCGCAACCGCCGCATGGGCCGGTGCCGCACTGGGACTCGGTCTGCCGGCGCGCACGGCCGTCCTCTGCGCTCTCGGCTGCTGCCTCCTGGCCGGTGCCGCCCTCCCCCTCACCGCTCTCCGCCCCGGCAGGGGCACCGTGCTCCGGTGCGTGCTGGGCGCGTCGGCCGTCTGGACCGTCGCCGTCCAGGCGCTCGGGGCACCGGCCGCGCCGGTCGTCCTCGTCCTCGGCACGGTCCTCGTCGCCGGCCGCCTCCTGCCACCGCGCCGCGCGCCGTCCCGGCACGGCGCACGGCCGCTCGGCCCGGCGGCGGCCATGGCGCTGCTGTGCGGCGCGGCGGCCCTCGTGACGGCCGGTTTCCACTCCTCCGCCATCCGCTCCGACCTGTGGGATACGGCCGCCGGCTCCCGCGTGGACGCGGAGGTGACGCTCACGGCGGACCCGAGCGCCGCCCGGGCCGACCGGCCCCCGGGCGCGGCACGGCCCGTCCTCCTGGAGGCGGAGACCCGCCGCGTCACGGCACCGCCCGGCGGCGCGGTCACCGTCCGCGCGCCGGTGGTCGTCGTCGTGGAGACCGACCGTCCGGACGACTGGCTCGCCCTCCTCCCCGGCACCCGGCTGACGCTGCGCGCCGACCTGGCCCCGCCGATGCCCGAGCGGCGCGAGGAGCGGGCCGCGATCCTGCGCGTCCGGGACGCCGGCCGTCCCCCCGTCACCGCATCGCCGGGCACCGCGCAGCGCATCGCCGGCCGCCTGCGGCAGGGGCTGCGCGACGCCACCGCGGCCCTGCCCGGCGACGCGGCCGCCCTGCTGCCGGCGCTCGTCATCGGTGACGACTCGCGCATGCCGGCGGACCTGACCGACGCCGTCCGTGCCACCGGCCTCACGCACCTCGTCGTGGCGTCGGGCAGTCAGGTCGCGATCGTCCTCGCCGTCCTCGTCGGGCGCCGCACCGCCCTGGCCGCCCGCGCCGAACGCGGCGGGATCGCCGCACGGTTCGGCATCCCGCTGCGCGCCACCGCCGTGGTGGGCTGCGTCCTCGTCGCCGGTTTCGTGCTGGTGTGCCGGCCGGACCCCAGCGTGCTGCGGGCGGCGCTGTGCGCGGCCCTGACCCTGCTCGCGCTCGGCACGGGGCACCGCCGGTCCCTGCTCCCGGCGCTCGCCGCGGCCGTCCTGCTGCTGATCCTCCACGATCCGCTGCTCAGCCGTTCCTACGGCTTCCTGCTGTCCGTCCTCGCCACCGGCGCCCTGCTGACGGTGGCCCCGCGGTGGGCGGAGGCGCTGCGGCGGCGCGGCGTCCCGGAACGGCTCGCCACCGCCCTCGCCGCTGCGGCGGCGGCGCAGGCGGCGTGCGCCCCTGTCATCACGGTCTTCGCGCCGGGCACCAGCCTCGTAGCCGTCCCGTGCAACCTCCTCGCCCAGCTCGCGATCGCGCCGGTCATCGTGCTCGGCTGGGCCGTCATCCTGATCGCGCAGCTCGCGCCCGCCGCCGCGCCGCCGGCCGCCTGGCCCGCAGCCTGGCCCGCCCGCTGGATCGGTTGGGTCGCCCGCACCGGGGCTGGACTCCCGGGGGCCGAACTGGCCTGGCCGGGGGGCTGGTCGGGCGCTGCTCTGCTGGCCGTCGTCACGGTCGCCGCCGTCACCTTGCTCCGGCGGCTGCCGCGCCACCCGCTGCCCGCCGCCGTCTGCGTCCTGCTGCTGCTCCTCGCGGTGCTGCGCCCCGCACCCCTGCCGCGCCTGATCACGGGCTGGCCGCCGGACGGCTGGCGCGTGGTCGCCTGCGATGTCGGCCAGGGCGACGCGCTGGTCCTCGCGGCGGGCGGTACCAGCGCGCTGGTCGTCGACGCGGGACCCGAGCCCGCGGCGGTCGACGCGTGCCTGCGCGACCTCGGCGTCCGGCACGTACCGCTGCTGGTCCTCAGCCACTTCCACGCCGACCATGTCGGCGGTGTCGAGGGCGTCCTGGACGGACGGCGCGTGGACGCGATCCAGGCGCCGCCGGCCGCCGGCGAGGAGGAACAGGCCGCGGCCGTACGGCGGGTGGCGCGGGAGGCGGGCGTGCCGCTGCGGGAGGCGGTCGCGGGGGAGCGGCACCGGATCGGGGAGGAGCTGAGCTGGGAGGTGCTGTGGCCGCCACCGGACGCAGTGACCGCCGGCTACGGGGCGAACGACACCAGCGTCACCCTGCTCGTCCGCACCGGTGACCTGACCGTGTTCCTGCCGGGCGACCTGGAACCGCTCGCGCAGGAACGGCTGCTGGCCGACCATCCGGACCTGCCGACCGTCGATGTGCTGAAGGTGGCGCACCACGGCTCGGCGCACCAGGACCCGGCCCTGCTGGACCGGTTGAGCCCCCGCATCGCGCTCATCTCCGCCGGTGCGGACAACTCCTACGGACACCCGGCACCGAGCACACTGGAGGCACTGTCGGACGCCGGCGCGGTGACGGCACGCACCGACCTGCACGGCCACCTGGCCATCACCGGCGACACGACCGACCCCCGAGTGATCGCACGCCATGCACCATGA
- a CDS encoding tetratricopeptide repeat protein, with protein MAASSAYALSVLALPDLDAITRRTATAQAGSPSVRVGKGEVAAVRQMTKVLGDAAAELGGGHARHLVVRYLTEDVAPWLGGSFTQAIGRELFAAVSQLVHLAGWMAGDEGNQGLAQRYYAHSFRLAAEAGDAELSATALRGMAVQAIDHGHRAAAVRLSEECVRRARALDDPRALAYYRTTLANAAALDGDRPTAASALAAAQSAIERSPAAPGESWAGHYSVGRWAHESGMILARLGDLDAAEEHLRHALDIHGLDRRRTRAIVLADLGQIRLQRGDIGAAVAGWHDFLDCADGIRSVKVHDAVQEMRARLDRLSGVPEVDGLSERAAAL; from the coding sequence ATGGCAGCATCCAGCGCGTACGCGTTGAGCGTTCTCGCGCTGCCCGACCTGGATGCCATCACCCGCCGCACCGCCACCGCCCAGGCAGGCTCGCCCTCGGTGCGCGTCGGCAAGGGCGAAGTCGCCGCGGTGCGGCAGATGACCAAGGTCCTCGGCGACGCCGCCGCCGAACTCGGCGGCGGACACGCCCGCCACCTGGTCGTGCGGTATCTCACCGAGGACGTCGCCCCCTGGCTGGGCGGCAGCTTCACCCAGGCGATCGGACGTGAGCTTTTCGCAGCCGTCTCCCAACTGGTGCACCTCGCGGGCTGGATGGCGGGGGATGAAGGCAACCAGGGTCTCGCCCAGCGGTATTACGCGCATTCCTTTCGACTGGCGGCCGAGGCCGGGGACGCGGAGCTGTCCGCGACAGCCCTGCGGGGCATGGCCGTCCAGGCCATCGACCACGGGCACCGGGCCGCCGCCGTCCGCCTGTCGGAAGAGTGTGTGCGGCGGGCGCGTGCTCTCGACGATCCGCGCGCGCTGGCCTACTACAGGACGACGCTTGCCAACGCGGCGGCTCTCGACGGCGACCGCCCCACGGCGGCTTCCGCACTGGCCGCCGCCCAGTCCGCGATCGAACGATCCCCGGCCGCCCCGGGCGAGTCGTGGGCCGGGCACTACTCGGTCGGGCGGTGGGCGCACGAGTCCGGGATGATCCTCGCCCGCCTCGGTGACCTCGACGCCGCCGAGGAGCACCTGCGGCACGCGCTCGACATCCACGGCCTCGACCGACGCCGCACCCGCGCGATCGTCTTGGCGGACCTGGGGCAGATCCGGCTCCAGCGGGGGGACATCGGCGCGGCCGTGGCAGGCTGGCACGACTTCCTGGACTGCGCGGACGGCATCCGTTCGGTCAAGGTCCACGACGCGGTCCAGGAGATGCGGGCACGTCTCGACCGCCTGAGCGGCGTGCCGGAAGTCGATGGGCTGAGCGAGCGGGCCGCCGCTCTCTGA
- a CDS encoding pyridoxamine 5'-phosphate oxidase family protein, which produces MMRELPPPREAAQRKRDTLRRLRDDEDAWVATAGTDGEPCLTPLWFVWHGGHLVMATRAANPTAVNARRTGRATVCLGHPRDVVRIETDVETVPVDALPGPEAEAFIAKLAWDVRSLPAYTFLRFRPTRITAWRGVNEQPGRLLMHDGTWLV; this is translated from the coding sequence ATGATGCGGGAACTCCCCCCGCCGCGTGAGGCGGCACAGCGCAAACGGGACACTCTGCGACGGCTGCGGGACGACGAGGACGCCTGGGTGGCCACGGCCGGCACCGACGGCGAGCCGTGCCTGACACCGCTGTGGTTCGTCTGGCACGGCGGGCACTTGGTCATGGCCACCCGCGCGGCCAACCCGACGGCGGTCAACGCCCGCCGCACGGGCCGCGCGACGGTCTGCCTCGGCCACCCGCGCGACGTGGTGCGCATCGAGACGGACGTCGAGACCGTCCCGGTGGACGCGCTGCCAGGACCGGAGGCGGAGGCGTTCATCGCGAAACTGGCCTGGGACGTACGGAGCCTGCCGGCGTACACGTTCCTCCGCTTCCGCCCGACACGGATCACGGCGTGGCGCGGGGTGAACGAACAACCCGGCCGCCTGCTGATGCACGACGGCACCTGGCTGGTCTGA
- the holA gene encoding DNA polymerase III subunit delta, producing the protein MAARAPRADDPLAPVTLAVGQEELLLDRAVRDVVAAARAADPDTDVRDLEPGALQPGTLAELTSPSLFAERKVVVVRQAQDLGADTVKDVKAYLAAPADEITLVLLHAGGARGKGLMDAARKAGAREVACARMTKPADRLAFVRGEFRSAGRSASPGACQALVDAIGSDLRELASACAQLAADVEGAIDEDVVGRYYTGRAEASSFTVADRAVEGRAAEALEALRWALSTGVAPVLVTSALAQGVRSIGRLATAPAGARPADLARDLGMPPWKIDRVRQQMRGWSADGVATALTAVAEADAAVKGGGHDPEYALERAVVTIARAARSR; encoded by the coding sequence ATGGCAGCCAGAGCACCCCGCGCCGACGACCCGCTCGCCCCGGTCACGCTCGCCGTCGGGCAGGAGGAGCTGCTGCTCGACCGGGCCGTCCGTGACGTCGTGGCGGCGGCGCGCGCCGCCGACCCCGACACCGATGTCCGCGACCTCGAACCCGGCGCCCTCCAGCCCGGCACCCTGGCCGAGCTGACCAGCCCCTCGCTGTTCGCCGAGCGGAAGGTCGTCGTCGTCCGGCAGGCCCAGGACCTGGGCGCCGACACCGTGAAGGACGTCAAGGCGTACCTGGCCGCGCCCGCCGACGAGATCACCCTCGTCCTGCTGCACGCCGGTGGCGCCAGAGGCAAGGGGCTCATGGACGCGGCCCGCAAGGCCGGCGCCCGCGAGGTGGCCTGCGCGCGGATGACGAAGCCGGCGGACCGGCTGGCGTTCGTGCGCGGCGAGTTCAGGTCCGCCGGGCGCAGCGCGAGCCCCGGGGCGTGCCAGGCCCTCGTGGACGCCATCGGCAGCGACCTGCGGGAGCTGGCGTCCGCCTGCGCCCAGCTCGCCGCCGACGTGGAGGGCGCCATCGACGAGGACGTCGTCGGCCGCTACTACACCGGCCGCGCCGAGGCGTCCAGCTTCACCGTCGCCGACCGGGCCGTGGAGGGCCGGGCGGCCGAGGCGCTGGAGGCGCTGCGCTGGGCGCTGTCCACCGGGGTCGCGCCCGTCCTCGTCACGAGTGCCCTCGCGCAGGGCGTCCGGTCCATCGGCAGGCTCGCCACCGCGCCCGCCGGCGCCAGGCCCGCCGACCTGGCACGGGACCTCGGCATGCCGCCGTGGAAGATCGACCGGGTGCGGCAGCAGATGCGCGGCTGGTCCGCCGACGGCGTCGCGACCGCGCTGACCGCCGTCGCCGAGGCCGACGCGGCCGTCAAGGGCGGCGGCCACGACCCGGAGTACGCGCTGGAGCGGGCCGTCGTCACCATCGCGCGGGCCGCCCGCTCCCGCTGA
- the rpsT gene encoding 30S ribosomal protein S20 has protein sequence MANIKSQIKRIRTNEKARLRNQAVRSEVKTAVRKAREAVAAGDYEQAETARRVAARKLDKAVSKGVLHKNNAANKKSALALQVNALQG, from the coding sequence GTGGCGAACATCAAGTCCCAGATCAAGCGGATCCGGACCAACGAGAAGGCCCGTCTGCGCAACCAGGCGGTCCGTTCCGAGGTCAAGACGGCCGTCCGCAAGGCCCGTGAGGCCGTGGCCGCCGGCGACTACGAGCAGGCCGAGACCGCCCGCCGTGTCGCGGCCCGCAAGCTCGACAAGGCCGTGAGCAAGGGCGTGCTCCACAAGAACAACGCCGCCAACAAGAAGTCGGCCCTCGCGCTCCAGGTCAACGCGCTCCAGGGCTGA
- the lepA gene encoding translation elongation factor 4, whose product MPAITSNAPEPSRTDPALIRNFCIIAHIDHGKSTLADRMLQLTGIVDQRQMRAQYLDRMDIERERGITIKSQAVRMPWQAEGAAHVLNMIDTPGHVDFTYEVSRSLAACEGCILLVDAAQGIEAQTLANLYLAMENDLTIIPVLNKIDLPAAQPDKFAAELAHLIGCDPGDVLRVSAKTGEGVDALLDEVVRQVPAPVGDPEAPARAMIFDSVYDAYRGVVTYVKLVDGALGKRERIQMMSTGATHELLEIGVNSPEMTPADGLAVGEVGYLITGVKDVRQSKVGDTVTLQRRGATEALGGYKDPKPMVFSGLYPIDGSDYPNLRDALEKLQLNDAALVFEPETSVALGFGFRVGFLGLLHLEVIRERLERESNLDLIATAPNVVYQVTMEDGTRHTVTNPSEFPGGKVAEVSEPVVRATVLAPSEYVGAIMELCQTRRGVLQGMDYLSEDRVELRYTLPLAEIVFDFFDALKSKTRGYASLDYEPTGEQTADLVKVDILLHGDKVDAFSAIVHKDKAYAYGVKMASKLRELIPRQQFEVPIQAAIGSRVIARETVRAMRKDVLSKCYGGDISRKRKLLEKQKEGKKRMKMVGRVEVPQEAFIAALSSDGDGGEGKNKK is encoded by the coding sequence GTGCCCGCGATCACCTCGAACGCGCCGGAGCCCAGCCGTACCGACCCGGCTCTGATCCGTAACTTCTGCATCATCGCGCACATCGACCACGGCAAGTCGACGCTGGCCGACCGCATGCTCCAGCTCACCGGCATCGTCGACCAGCGCCAGATGCGCGCGCAGTACCTCGACCGCATGGACATCGAGCGCGAGCGCGGCATCACGATCAAGTCCCAGGCGGTCCGCATGCCGTGGCAGGCGGAGGGCGCGGCGCACGTCCTGAACATGATCGACACCCCGGGCCACGTGGACTTCACCTACGAGGTGTCCCGTTCCCTCGCCGCGTGCGAGGGCTGCATCCTGCTCGTGGACGCGGCCCAGGGCATCGAGGCCCAGACCCTCGCCAACCTCTACCTGGCGATGGAGAACGACCTCACGATCATCCCGGTCCTCAACAAGATCGACCTGCCCGCCGCCCAGCCCGACAAGTTCGCCGCCGAGCTGGCGCACCTCATCGGCTGCGACCCGGGCGACGTGCTGCGCGTCTCCGCGAAGACCGGCGAGGGCGTCGACGCGCTCCTGGACGAGGTGGTCCGCCAGGTCCCCGCCCCCGTGGGCGACCCGGAGGCGCCCGCCCGCGCCATGATCTTCGACTCGGTGTACGACGCCTACCGCGGCGTCGTCACCTACGTGAAGCTGGTGGACGGCGCCCTCGGCAAGCGCGAGCGCATCCAGATGATGTCCACCGGCGCCACGCACGAACTGCTGGAGATCGGCGTCAACTCGCCCGAGATGACCCCGGCGGACGGCCTCGCGGTCGGCGAGGTCGGCTACCTCATCACCGGCGTGAAGGACGTGCGGCAGTCGAAGGTCGGTGACACGGTCACCCTCCAGCGGCGCGGCGCGACCGAGGCGCTCGGCGGCTACAAGGACCCGAAGCCGATGGTGTTCTCCGGGCTGTACCCGATCGACGGCTCGGACTACCCGAACCTCCGCGACGCCCTTGAGAAGCTCCAGCTCAACGACGCGGCGCTCGTCTTCGAGCCGGAGACGTCCGTCGCCCTCGGCTTCGGTTTCCGCGTCGGCTTCCTCGGCCTGCTGCACCTGGAGGTCATCCGGGAGCGGCTGGAGCGCGAGTCCAACCTCGACCTGATCGCCACCGCGCCGAACGTGGTCTACCAGGTCACCATGGAGGACGGCACCCGGCACACGGTCACGAACCCGAGCGAGTTCCCCGGCGGGAAGGTCGCCGAGGTCAGTGAGCCCGTCGTCCGCGCCACGGTGCTCGCGCCCAGCGAGTACGTCGGCGCGATCATGGAGCTGTGCCAGACCCGCCGCGGCGTCCTGCAGGGCATGGACTACCTGTCCGAGGACCGTGTCGAGCTGCGCTACACCCTGCCCCTCGCGGAGATCGTCTTCGACTTCTTCGACGCCCTGAAGTCGAAGACCCGCGGCTACGCGTCCCTCGACTACGAGCCGACCGGCGAGCAGACCGCCGACCTGGTCAAGGTCGACATCCTGCTGCACGGCGACAAGGTGGACGCGTTCTCCGCGATCGTCCACAAGGACAAGGCGTACGCGTACGGCGTGAAGATGGCGTCGAAGCTGCGCGAGCTCATCCCGCGCCAGCAGTTCGAGGTCCCGATCCAGGCGGCCATCGGGTCCCGTGTCATCGCCCGCGAGACGGTGCGGGCGATGCGCAAGGACGTGCTCTCCAAGTGCTACGGCGGCGACATCTCGCGGAAGCGGAAGCTGCTGGAGAAGCAGAAGGAGGGCAAGAAGCGCATGAAGATGGTGGGGCGCGTCGAGGTGCCGCAGGAGGCGTTCATCGCGGCCCTGTCGTCGGATGGCGACGGCGGTGAGGGGAAGAACAAGAAATGA
- a CDS encoding AMP-dependent synthetase/ligase, with amino-acid sequence MTDRQNQLTQNRPPSVAHLFLDRVAATPDDEAFRYPVAAPGGGPDDWASYTWREAADRVFALAAGLMELGVRPEERVAIAAGTSVDWILADLGIMCAGAATTTIYAQTNAEESAFILADSGSRVLIAEDGVQLAKARERRADLPDLAHVVVIEAADAVPAEGDPDGWVLSLADLAARGAARLERKPDCVRETVAALRPDQLATLIYTSGTTGRPKGVRLSQDTWSYMGHTIDAIGLMRPDDVQYLWLPLAHVFGKVLLSAHIKVGGVTAVDGRQDRIIQNLPHVRPTFMCGVPRVFEKVYNGASMKAHGDGALKGRIFDWAAATAKEFARVSQENFRRTGRASVPGALRAKHALADRLVYGKLRALFGGRMRLVVSGSAALTPEIGYFFSGLGIPLLEGYGLTESAAASFLNPLAANRIGTVGKAFPGLEARIADDGELLLRGPGIMQGYHGLPEKTAEALDEDGWFHTGDIGELSDDGYLRITDRKKDLFKTSVGKYVAPTEVEGRFKAVCPYVSSMVVVGAGRKFCSALIALDAEAITRWAGENGVPGTTYADIVAHERTQALVDGYVQELNAGLQRWQTVKRFRVLPRELDVEHGDLTPSLKLKRPVVEAEFRDLIDEMYKD; translated from the coding sequence GTGACCGACAGGCAGAACCAGCTCACGCAGAACCGCCCGCCATCCGTGGCCCACCTCTTCCTGGACCGTGTCGCGGCGACGCCGGACGACGAGGCCTTCCGCTACCCGGTGGCCGCGCCGGGCGGCGGCCCCGACGACTGGGCGTCCTACACGTGGCGCGAGGCGGCGGACCGCGTGTTCGCGCTGGCTGCGGGGCTCATGGAGCTGGGGGTGCGGCCGGAGGAGCGGGTCGCGATCGCCGCCGGCACGAGTGTGGACTGGATCCTCGCCGACCTCGGCATCATGTGCGCCGGCGCCGCGACGACCACGATCTACGCGCAGACGAACGCCGAGGAGAGCGCGTTCATCCTCGCCGACTCGGGCAGCCGCGTCCTGATCGCCGAGGACGGGGTGCAGCTCGCGAAGGCGCGCGAGCGCCGCGCCGACCTGCCGGACCTCGCGCACGTCGTGGTCATCGAGGCGGCCGACGCGGTCCCCGCCGAGGGCGACCCGGACGGCTGGGTCCTGTCGCTGGCCGACCTCGCCGCCCGCGGCGCTGCCCGCCTGGAGCGGAAGCCGGACTGCGTGCGCGAGACGGTCGCCGCGCTCCGCCCGGACCAGCTCGCGACGCTGATCTACACCTCGGGTACGACGGGCCGCCCCAAAGGGGTGCGGCTGAGCCAGGACACCTGGTCGTACATGGGCCACACCATCGACGCCATCGGCCTGATGCGCCCCGATGACGTGCAGTACCTGTGGCTGCCGCTCGCGCACGTCTTCGGCAAGGTGCTGCTGTCCGCGCACATCAAGGTCGGCGGTGTCACGGCGGTCGACGGCCGGCAGGACCGCATCATCCAGAACCTGCCGCACGTCCGCCCCACCTTCATGTGCGGCGTGCCGCGCGTCTTCGAGAAGGTGTACAACGGCGCGTCGATGAAGGCGCACGGGGACGGCGCGCTGAAGGGCCGGATCTTCGACTGGGCGGCCGCGACGGCCAAGGAGTTCGCGCGCGTCTCCCAGGAGAACTTCCGCCGCACCGGGCGCGCCTCCGTGCCCGGCGCGCTGCGCGCGAAGCACGCGCTGGCCGACCGGCTGGTGTACGGGAAGCTGCGGGCGTTGTTCGGCGGCCGGATGCGGCTCGTCGTCTCGGGCTCCGCGGCGCTCACCCCGGAGATCGGGTACTTCTTCAGCGGCCTCGGCATCCCCCTGCTGGAGGGGTACGGCCTCACGGAGTCGGCCGCCGCGTCCTTCCTGAACCCGCTGGCCGCCAACCGGATCGGCACGGTCGGCAAGGCGTTCCCGGGTCTTGAGGCGCGGATCGCCGACGACGGCGAGCTGCTGCTGCGGGGTCCCGGCATCATGCAGGGCTACCACGGGCTGCCGGAGAAGACGGCCGAGGCGCTGGACGAGGACGGCTGGTTCCACACGGGCGACATCGGCGAGCTGTCGGACGACGGCTACCTGCGCATCACGGACCGGAAGAAGGACCTGTTCAAGACCTCGGTGGGCAAGTACGTGGCGCCGACGGAGGTCGAGGGCCGCTTCAAGGCGGTGTGTCCGTACGTGTCGTCGATGGTGGTGGTCGGCGCGGGCCGGAAGTTCTGCTCGGCGCTGATCGCGCTGGACGCCGAGGCGATCACGCGCTGGGCCGGGGAGAACGGCGTGCCGGGCACGACGTACGCCGACATCGTCGCGCACGAGCGCACCCAGGCCCTGGTGGACGGCTATGTGCAGGAGCTGAACGCGGGGCTCCAGCGCTGGCAGACGGTGAAGCGGTTCCGCGTCCTGCCGCGCGAGCTGGATGTGGAGCACGGCGATCTCACGCCGAGCCTGAAGCTGAAGCGGCCGGTCGTGGAGGCGGAGTTCAGGGACCTCATCGACGAGATGTACAAGGACTGA
- a CDS encoding MSMEG_1061 family FMN-dependent PPOX-type flavoprotein → MLDHRGPAPLDDPLAGAVRISSEGELDALLGTPHPVVIDKVRPDLGESERDWIARSPLCMVATSAPDGTCDVSPRGDPPGFVQVLDATTLALPDRRGNRRADNWRNVLGNPHVGLVFLIPGVGETLRVNGTAELVRDAPFFDRLALAGDPPQLALVVRTQEVFLHCSRSLTRAGVWRPGTWAPGEAPGRARRG, encoded by the coding sequence GTGCTCGACCACCGGGGGCCGGCGCCCCTCGACGACCCCCTGGCCGGTGCCGTGCGGATCTCCTCGGAGGGCGAGCTCGACGCGCTGCTCGGTACGCCGCACCCGGTGGTGATCGACAAGGTGCGGCCGGATCTCGGGGAGTCCGAGCGCGACTGGATCGCCCGGTCCCCGCTGTGCATGGTCGCCACGTCGGCGCCCGACGGCACGTGCGACGTCTCGCCGCGCGGCGACCCGCCCGGGTTCGTGCAGGTGCTGGACGCGACGACGCTCGCGCTGCCCGACCGGCGGGGGAACCGCCGTGCCGACAACTGGCGGAACGTCCTGGGCAACCCCCACGTCGGCCTGGTCTTCCTCATACCCGGTGTCGGGGAGACGCTGCGGGTCAACGGCACGGCGGAACTCGTCCGCGACGCCCCGTTCTTCGACCGCCTGGCCCTGGCCGGCGATCCGCCGCAGCTCGCCCTCGTGGTGCGGACGCAGGAGGTGTTCCTGCACTGTTCGCGCTCCCTCACGCGCGCCGGCGTGTGGCGGCCCGGGACGTGGGCGCCGGGGGAGGCGCCGGGCCGCGCACGCCGGGGGTGA
- a CDS encoding iron ABC transporter permease, which yields MPPPAPEAVTGRSVRSRPVLAAGLLLSCLVLLAACAASLAVGAEHVPAGKVVHALLDYDATDRDQIVVHHLRLPRTLAGLLVGAALGLGGTLMQGVARNPLADPGMLGVNSGAALFVVIGIGWLDLTSFTGYVWCGFAGALVAAVLVYGVSAPGREGATPVKLALAGATTTAALGSVTSALVLSDTDTFDQYRFWQVGTLSRAAGTVGDAAPFILVGAVGALACGRLLNTLALGEDMARALGQRVGAVRLLCAALTVLLCGAATALCGPIVFVGLVVPHIARAITGADYRWILPYSAVLAPALLLLSDIIGRVVARPGEVQVGIVTAVLGAVPFILLVRARKVAEL from the coding sequence GTGCCACCGCCGGCCCCCGAGGCGGTCACCGGCCGGTCGGTCCGCAGCCGCCCGGTGCTGGCCGCCGGTCTGCTGCTGTCCTGCCTGGTGCTGCTCGCCGCCTGCGCCGCGAGCCTCGCCGTCGGCGCCGAGCACGTGCCGGCGGGCAAGGTCGTGCACGCCCTGCTGGACTACGACGCCACCGACCGCGACCAGATCGTCGTCCACCACCTGCGTCTCCCGCGCACCCTGGCCGGGCTGCTCGTGGGGGCGGCCCTCGGGCTCGGCGGCACCCTGATGCAGGGCGTGGCCCGCAACCCCCTGGCCGACCCGGGCATGCTGGGCGTCAACTCCGGCGCCGCGCTGTTCGTCGTGATCGGCATCGGCTGGCTGGACCTCACGTCCTTCACGGGCTACGTCTGGTGCGGCTTCGCCGGCGCCCTGGTGGCCGCCGTGCTGGTCTACGGGGTCAGCGCGCCGGGCCGCGAGGGCGCCACCCCGGTCAAGCTGGCCCTGGCCGGCGCCACCACCACGGCGGCGCTCGGCTCGGTCACGAGCGCCCTCGTCCTCAGCGACACCGACACGTTCGACCAGTACCGGTTCTGGCAGGTCGGCACCCTGTCGCGCGCCGCCGGCACCGTGGGGGACGCCGCCCCGTTCATCCTGGTGGGCGCGGTCGGCGCGCTTGCCTGCGGCCGCCTCCTCAACACCCTCGCGCTGGGCGAGGACATGGCCCGCGCGCTCGGGCAGCGCGTCGGCGCCGTACGGCTGCTGTGCGCCGCCCTCACCGTCCTGCTGTGCGGCGCGGCCACCGCGCTGTGCGGCCCGATCGTCTTCGTGGGGCTCGTCGTCCCGCACATCGCGCGGGCCATCACCGGTGCCGACTACCGGTGGATCCTCCCGTACTCCGCGGTGCTCGCGCCCGCGCTCCTGCTGCTGTCCGACATCATCGGCCGCGTCGTGGCACGTCCAGGCGAGGTGCAGGTCGGCATCGTCACGGCGGTGCTGGGGGCCGTGCCGTTCATCCTGCTGGTCCGCGCCCGGAAGGTGGCCGAACTGTGA